The window GGCGAGGTTGTTGAGGGCGATGGAGATATCGCGCGGCGGCGCTTCGCTGTCGCGCATCCGGCGCAGCGCCTGCTCGTAGAGATCGGCGGCGACGGCGAAGTCCGCCTGGAAGTAGGCGATGCCGGCGAGGCCGTCGAGGGCCGTGGTCTCGCCGCGCATATCGCCGTTGCCGCGGTACAGGGCTAAGGCATTCTCTAGCTCGTTTTCGGCCTGGTCGTACGCGCCGAGGTCGCGATGGCTCAAGCCCACGCGGTAGGCGAGCAGGGCCGCGCGCTGCGTGTCGTCGGCGGGCAGCAGCTGGCGCGCTTGCGCGTAGAGCGCCAAGGCTTCCTTGCTGGCGCCGAGCAGGCCGTTGGCCCAGGCCAGGCGGTTCAGGAGGTCGCCGCGCAGGGTGGGGTCCTGCACGTCGCTGAGAGCCGCCGAGAGCACCTCGATGGCGTCGCTGTACTCGCCGAGGTCGATCAAGCTGATGCCCTGGGCGAGGGCCTCGGCCGCGGCTTGGTCCGAGGGCGTCGCCGCGTTCGGTTGCCCGTGCGCGGCGACGAAGGCCAGGCACCCAAGGGCGCAGAGGATCCAGGCGGGTGGGCGCGAAGTGCGATTCGGACGGGTCACCGGGGCGTCCCTCAGCGGTCGGAGCGGTAGTCCGGGTGAAGTTGATTGAAGGCGTGCAGGTGGGCTTCCGCCAGGGCGAAGTCGCCGCGGTAGATCAGCTCCTGGATGTAGCGGTACCACACGGCGGGATCGGCTTCGGCGACGGCCACCTCGACGCCGCCGCTCGCCGAACGGGTGGCATCGGCGGGGAGCATGAGGCCAGCGTCCGGGATCGCGTCGCTCGGGCCTAAAGACGGCGTTGAGAGCGGCGATAGCACGGCGCCCACCACCAGGCCTGCGGCGAGGGCGATGGGCCAGCTCGCCAGGGAGCGGCGGGGCGCCGGGCGCAGGCGTGCGGCGGCGGCATCGGCGGCGCTCGCGACGACGGTGTCTTGGGCCTTCAGGCGCGAGGGATCCGCGGCCGACTGGAGCAGGCCGGCGAATGCCTCGCCGTCGTCCCAGTCGTCCAACTCATCATCGTGCTGTTCAGCCATCGAGTAGTGACCTCGCTGTGGTCCCCAGGGACTCTTTCAGTTTCTTCAGGGCGTAGCGCTTGCGGCTCAGCACTGTGTTCCGCGGTGCGCCCGTCGCCCTCGCCACCTCTTCCGCCGACATGCCCGCCGACCACATGGCGATGACCTCGCGCTGCTCCAGCGGCAGTTCCGCCAGCGCCGCCAACAGGCGCAGGCGACCCTGCTCTGCGGCCGCACCACCAAAGGCGCCGTCCTCGCTGGCGAGCGTGTCCTCGAGTGCTTGCCCCCCGGCGAGCGACTCGCTGCGCACCGGCTGCGGTCGGCGGCAGTAGTCATCGATGTAGCGGTTGCGCGCCATCGTGTAGAGATAGGCGCGAAAGCTGGACCCCGCGCCCGGCGTGAAGGTGCCCCGTTCGGTCGCCTCGAGCAGCTGCAGCCAGGCTTGCTGGGACACCTCCTCGGCCACGGCCTGGTTACCCGACAGGCCAACCGTGAAGCTCAGCAAGGGCTTGCGATAACGCT of the Pseudomonadota bacterium genome contains:
- a CDS encoding sigma-70 family RNA polymerase sigma factor produces the protein MGVDHFQGITRIASSNDTDEALLLRFQRHGDRRAFDIVYERYRKPLLSFTVGLSGNQAVAEEVSQQAWLQLLEATERGTFTPGAGSSFRAYLYTMARNRYIDDYCRRPQPVRSESLAGGQALEDTLASEDGAFGGAAAEQGRLRLLAALAELPLEQREVIAMWSAGMSAEEVARATGAPRNTVLSRKRYALKKLKESLGTTARSLLDG